A part of Desulfomicrobium baculatum DSM 4028 genomic DNA contains:
- the lnt gene encoding apolipoprotein N-acyltransferase has product MSNRSNGLLSPNQRPDSLHRFGPMGMALVGAWFGFANPLLHFPLAILLLPAALILTTLRAQSFAQAFKNGFLTALPGYAASLYWLAIPVHDHGGLPWALALPCPVLVGALLAAYAGLFCMGMHLIRHRISHLLAMLASGLLWASLELLRNHFLTGFSWLTLAQAMAPWPQTLGLAAWIGGFGLSALLVGMSHCLVLGRGFTRLAVLPLAGLCLLPALTRSPQIPAATASVSMIQGNIDQSLKWDEGMQAGILGTYLDLSFKAVAENAPDLVVWPETAMPFYFQDPSDLTTGMRLGVSRMQVPVLAGAPAYSIPDGPGAPQYVLHNRAYLLSANGESLAFYDKEHLVPFGEYVPLGKWLPFITKLVPGQFEFKPGRNTEPLKTGPLAMGLLICYEAIFPELAQKQVELGANVLVNISNDAWFGRSSAPWQHLHLSILRAVEQNRAIIRATNSGVSAFIGPDGSLRGPTALFTTKIAHDPAIPLLTETTFYHEHFFFIHMTFPMLASALLGILWRTGRKNHT; this is encoded by the coding sequence ATGTCAAACAGATCCAATGGGTTATTGTCTCCAAACCAGCGTCCTGATTCTTTGCACCGTTTCGGCCCCATGGGCATGGCCCTGGTTGGGGCCTGGTTCGGCTTCGCCAACCCGCTTCTGCACTTTCCCTTGGCCATCCTGCTTCTGCCCGCGGCGCTTATCCTGACGACGCTGCGGGCTCAAAGCTTTGCCCAGGCCTTCAAAAACGGATTTCTGACCGCGCTGCCCGGCTATGCCGCCAGCCTTTACTGGCTGGCAATCCCCGTCCACGATCACGGTGGGCTGCCCTGGGCGCTGGCCCTGCCTTGCCCGGTCCTGGTCGGCGCCCTGCTCGCCGCCTACGCCGGCCTGTTCTGCATGGGCATGCACCTGATCAGGCACCGGATCTCCCATCTTTTGGCCATGCTCGCCTCGGGCCTCTTGTGGGCCAGCCTGGAACTGCTCCGCAACCACTTTCTGACCGGCTTCTCATGGTTGACCCTGGCCCAGGCCATGGCGCCCTGGCCTCAAACCCTGGGCCTGGCAGCCTGGATCGGCGGCTTCGGGCTGTCCGCGCTGCTGGTCGGCATGAGCCATTGCCTTGTCCTTGGCAGGGGTTTTACGCGTCTGGCCGTGCTGCCCCTGGCCGGCCTGTGCCTGCTGCCCGCGCTGACGCGCTCCCCCCAGATCCCGGCGGCCACGGCCTCGGTATCCATGATCCAAGGCAATATCGATCAAAGCCTCAAATGGGATGAGGGCATGCAGGCGGGCATCCTCGGGACGTACCTTGACCTTTCGTTCAAGGCCGTCGCCGAAAACGCGCCGGACCTTGTCGTCTGGCCGGAAACAGCCATGCCCTTCTATTTTCAGGACCCTTCCGACCTGACCACGGGCATGCGCCTGGGCGTGTCGCGGATGCAGGTGCCGGTCCTGGCCGGAGCGCCCGCCTACTCCATTCCCGACGGACCCGGAGCGCCCCAGTATGTCCTACACAACCGCGCCTACCTGCTGAGCGCAAACGGGGAGTCCCTGGCCTTTTATGACAAGGAGCACCTTGTCCCGTTCGGCGAATACGTGCCCTTGGGCAAATGGCTGCCCTTCATCACCAAGCTGGTGCCCGGACAATTCGAATTCAAGCCCGGCCGCAACACCGAGCCGCTCAAAACCGGCCCGCTGGCCATGGGCCTTCTTATCTGCTATGAAGCAATCTTTCCGGAACTGGCCCAGAAGCAAGTCGAACTCGGTGCCAACGTGCTCGTCAATATCAGCAACGACGCATGGTTCGGCCGCTCGTCGGCGCCGTGGCAGCACCTGCATCTCTCCATTCTGCGCGCCGTGGAACAGAACCGGGCCATTATCCGCGCCACCAACTCCGGGGTGAGCGCCTTTATCGGACCCGATGGCAGCCTGCGCGGGCCAACAGCCCTCTTCACGACCAAGATCGCGCACGACCCAGCCATACCGCTCTTGACAGAGACGACCTTTTACCACGAACATTTCTTTTTCATTCACATGACCTTTCCCATGCTGGCGTCTGCCCTCCTCGGGATTCTTTGGCGGACAGGTCGAAAAAATCACACGTAA
- a CDS encoding hemolysin family protein, whose protein sequence is MDEGPDSRLWTTLRRFFSRRGECHLEEAIQEAKDGGELQNDEMSMLLNVLQLDDKQAYEIMVPRTDIVCAEIDETITEVARKFFESGHSRLPIYKETKDQIVGVLHCKELLRFFVGDEEAPTDLASVLRPPYFIPETKNVKNILLDFQSNKQHMAIVLDEYGGTAGLVTLEDVLEEIVGDIEDEYDPIRPEDIQPIDEGSFLVSGRTILEDLHEECGILLESEQVETVGGYISEQLGRVPETDESLELQGYTFLIKEADVKQIQWVIVSKPAS, encoded by the coding sequence ATGGACGAGGGCCCTGACAGTCGACTTTGGACCACACTTCGACGCTTTTTTTCACGCAGAGGCGAATGCCATCTGGAAGAAGCCATACAAGAGGCCAAGGACGGCGGTGAACTGCAGAACGACGAAATGTCCATGCTTTTAAACGTTCTGCAGCTTGATGACAAACAAGCATACGAAATCATGGTTCCACGCACGGACATCGTCTGTGCCGAAATCGACGAAACAATCACGGAAGTCGCCAGAAAATTCTTTGAAAGCGGGCACTCACGACTGCCCATCTACAAGGAAACCAAGGATCAGATAGTAGGCGTACTGCACTGCAAAGAATTGCTGCGCTTTTTTGTCGGCGACGAAGAGGCCCCGACGGACCTGGCTTCCGTCCTGCGGCCGCCATATTTCATCCCGGAAACCAAGAACGTCAAAAACATCCTGCTTGATTTCCAGAGCAACAAACAGCACATGGCCATTGTACTGGACGAGTATGGTGGAACGGCGGGCCTGGTCACGCTGGAAGACGTTCTGGAAGAAATCGTCGGCGACATCGAGGACGAATACGATCCCATACGCCCCGAGGACATCCAGCCCATAGACGAAGGTTCGTTCCTCGTTTCCGGACGGACCATCCTCGAGGACCTGCACGAGGAATGCGGCATCCTGCTGGAATCTGAGCAGGTCGAAACCGTGGGCGGGTATATCAGCGAACAGCTCGGCCGTGTTCCCGAGACCGACGAATCCCTGGAACTGCAGGGCTACACGTTTCTCATCAAGGAAGCCGATGTCAAACAGATCCAATGGGTTATTGTCTCCAAACCAGCGTCCTGA
- a CDS encoding radical SAM protein, with product MTGAHTMFRPPAEAGSVLIRVADGCPHNSCAFCAMYRGIPYRVHDQETISRRVALAAAQHPEARRIFLADGDALALPAQLLEMILTQARTAFPRLARVNCYASGQALAGKSDADLARLRKNGLHTLYLGLESGSEEVLRRMAKGGTVREMIAGCIRAQSAGLSVSVMVLIGIGGQELSALHARQTAEALNAMQPALLSCLRLVPIRDTALARSIADKRFRQLTEEQSVRELRDILLDLDLVRTVFRADHSSNILPLSGRLPRDKGRLLKELDELLECGALDQNTPGAMPALL from the coding sequence ATGACCGGCGCGCACACCATGTTCCGCCCTCCGGCGGAAGCCGGCAGCGTGCTCATCCGGGTGGCCGATGGGTGCCCGCACAATTCCTGCGCTTTTTGCGCCATGTACAGGGGCATTCCCTACCGCGTGCACGACCAGGAGACCATAAGCCGGCGCGTCGCCCTGGCTGCCGCGCAGCACCCCGAGGCACGGCGGATTTTCCTGGCCGACGGTGATGCGCTGGCCCTTCCCGCCCAGCTGCTGGAAATGATCCTGACGCAGGCGCGCACGGCCTTTCCGAGACTCGCACGGGTCAACTGCTATGCCTCCGGGCAGGCCCTGGCGGGAAAAAGCGATGCGGACCTGGCGCGGCTGCGCAAGAACGGCCTGCACACGCTGTATCTCGGCCTTGAGAGCGGCTCGGAGGAGGTTCTTCGCCGCATGGCCAAAGGCGGCACGGTCCGCGAAATGATCGCGGGCTGCATCCGCGCCCAAAGCGCGGGCCTGTCCGTGTCGGTCATGGTGCTCATCGGCATCGGCGGGCAGGAACTGTCCGCGCTGCATGCCCGGCAGACCGCGGAAGCGCTGAACGCCATGCAGCCCGCCCTCCTGTCCTGCCTGCGTCTGGTTCCCATCAGGGACACCGCGCTTGCACGCAGCATCGCGGACAAACGTTTCAGGCAGCTCACGGAGGAGCAGTCCGTGCGCGAACTGCGCGACATCCTGCTGGACCTTGATCTTGTCAGAACGGTGTTCCGGGCCGATCACAGCTCCAATATCCTGCCCCTTTCCGGCAGGCTGCCCCGGGACAAAGGCAGGCTTCTCAAAGAACTGGACGAGCTGCTTGAGTGCGGGGCGCTGGACCAAAACACCCCCGGAGCAATGCCTGCCCTGCTCTAG